Part of the Sphingobacterium sp. LZ7M1 genome, CCTGTTTGCAGGCATCCGCTCCCGATGGCAGTTGTGAAAGACGGAGCGCAGGAATGCCGGAACACATGACGGCGTTCCGCTCGGCAGGCAGGAATACCGGGCGGCATGAAAACTATCCGGTAGCCATTCCAACAGGCAGGACGACAGGCAAGCCATCGGTCTTGCCCGTGTGAAAGCCGGAATGACGGCACGGCTGATTGAACGAACGATGGCAAGCCCGACAGACGGGATTGTATCAAGACTGCCGGACAGTGTGCAGGGATGACAGCCCTGTTCAATGCAAGACGGCAGGCAGTCCACGGAAATAGAAACTTAAAAATAGAATAGAAATGGAAGCAACAAACAGGACAAAATTCATTGCTTTTTCAAGCCAAAAAGGGGGCGTTGGGAAAAGCACGTTTACAACGGTTACGGCAAGCATACTCCATTACCAAATGGGCTATAATGTAGCCGTCTTTGACTGTGATTATCCACAGCACAGCATCTGTCAGATGAGGGAACGGGATTTGAAAGCGGTCATGCAGAACGAGGTGCTGAAAAAACTGGCACACCGCCAATTTTCCACCATCAACAAAAAAGCCTATCCGGTACTGCAAAGCAAGGCTGACAATGCCCTAACGGATGCGGAAGCATTCATACAGTCCTCGACCATTCCCGTGGATGTGGTTTTCTTTGATTTGACTGGAACGGTGAACACTTCGGGCTTGCTGAACACACTGGCAGGAATGCACCACATCTTTTCGCCTATCACGGCAGACCGTGTGGTCATGGAAAGCACATTGAGCTTTACCGATGTGCTGACCAATGTCCTTATGAAACAAGGTCAGACCTCCATCGAAACCATACGGCTGTTTTGGAACATGGTCGATGGCAGGGAAAAATCGCAACTGTACGAAATCTACGGCAACGTCATTAACGAGGTCGGACTGCAAGCAATGGAAACACGCATTGGCGATAGCAAACGCTTCCGCAAGGAAAGCGAGGCAACGGCAAAGACTGTCTTCCGCTCCACGCTATTGCCCCCCGACAAAACATTGATGAAAGCCTCCGGCTTGGACTTGTTCATCAGTGAATTTCTAAGAACCGTCAAACTGTAACCGCTATGGAAAATGAAAACAAGAAAAAGCCGAATGCCCCGATTGACGAGGCATATCTCATGTCCATCATGGCAGGCGAAACAAAGAAGCCCCAACAGGCGGTAGCACCGCAAGAGCCGAGCGCAGAGCCGACAAAGGAAACGCCAACGGAAAAGCCCGTAGCCAAAGAGCGCACCCGACAAAAGAGGGCTTCCGATACGGGCTATGGCGAGCGTTTTCTCAACAGCCACACCATGACACGCCGTGGCGATAAGAGCATCTACATCCGGCAGGAATACCACGAACGGCTTTCCCGTATCGTGCAGGTTATCGGCGAGGATAAAATACCTCTGTACGCCTATTTGGACAATATTCTCGAACATCATTTTGAACAGTTCGAGAAAGCCATCACCGATGATTTCAACAATAAGTTTAAACCCATTTTTTAAAGTATTCGATTATGAACAAGACACAGCAAAAACAACCGGAAAAGGTATTGCGCAAAGCGCATTACAAATCGGCATTTTTAAGACCGACAGGGGTCGTGGCAAGGTGCGGAAAATCGGTCTACATAAGCCCCGATTTCCACAAGAAATTATCCCGTATCGTCTTTCTGCTCGGCGAGGGAGAAATTACGCTTACCGATTACCTGCACAGCGTACTGAAACATCACTTTGAGGAGTTCGGAGACGAAATAAAGATTATCTATGCCGACAAGCAAAAGCCAATCTTATAGCTATGGAAACGTTGATTGTAATATGCCTTATCATCGTCATCATCCTTTTGCTGAAAGATAAGGTGGTCATCCATAAGAACGTCCGCAGGGAAATAAAGCCGGAAATGAAAAGCCCCGACCTGCCGGATATTATGGGGCTTCCCAAGCCTGTGGAACGCCACACCTTGCCACTGGATGCCACAAAGAGACAATCGGGTGAACGTGACGGGATAGCTGATAATTTTGGAACAGAAACCTACGGGATAGGTTTTGGATTGGAAAATCCGCAGATTGAGGGAG contains:
- a CDS encoding DUF3408 domain-containing protein; the encoded protein is MENENKKKPNAPIDEAYLMSIMAGETKKPQQAVAPQEPSAEPTKETPTEKPVAKERTRQKRASDTGYGERFLNSHTMTRRGDKSIYIRQEYHERLSRIVQVIGEDKIPLYAYLDNILEHHFEQFEKAITDDFNNKFKPIF
- a CDS encoding ParA family protein encodes the protein MEATNRTKFIAFSSQKGGVGKSTFTTVTASILHYQMGYNVAVFDCDYPQHSICQMRERDLKAVMQNEVLKKLAHRQFSTINKKAYPVLQSKADNALTDAEAFIQSSTIPVDVVFFDLTGTVNTSGLLNTLAGMHHIFSPITADRVVMESTLSFTDVLTNVLMKQGQTSIETIRLFWNMVDGREKSQLYEIYGNVINEVGLQAMETRIGDSKRFRKESEATAKTVFRSTLLPPDKTLMKASGLDLFISEFLRTVKL
- a CDS encoding DUF3408 domain-containing protein — translated: MNKTQQKQPEKVLRKAHYKSAFLRPTGVVARCGKSVYISPDFHKKLSRIVFLLGEGEITLTDYLHSVLKHHFEEFGDEIKIIYADKQKPIL